In one Pseudomonadota bacterium genomic region, the following are encoded:
- a CDS encoding DUF2256 domain-containing protein yields MPKQRKKSDLPTKTCATCGLPFTWRKKWEKVWDDVKYCSERCRREKSGKKN; encoded by the coding sequence ATGCCCAAGCAACGCAAAAAATCCGATCTTCCTACGAAAACCTGCGCCACCTGCGGGCTCCCGTTCACGTGGCGCAAGAAGTGGGAAAAGGTCTGGGACGACGTGAAATACTGTTCCGAGCGCTGCCGCCGCGAGAAGTCGGGCAAGAAAAACTGA
- a CDS encoding FAD-binding domain-containing protein, producing MATILWFKRDLRVEDHAALAAAAETGPVIALYVVEPGYWALPDTSARQWDFIAECLESLRAALDIPLLVRVGDVRDVLESLSREEPITGIISHEETGNAWTYARDLAVKDWCAARGVPWRELPQSGVVRRLEGRDGWAARRERYVREPMIARRALHGRALEPGGIPTSAGLGLAPDPCPGRQPGGREAALSLLGGFLTERGRTYRKAMSSPVEGEWACSRLSPYLALGVLSGREAAQAAGARKAEVKGTREGWTGSLQSFTSRLAWRDHFMQKLEDEPGIEHRALHPAYRGIREGSDAERLAAWTEGRTGIPFVDACMRYVTHTGWLNFRMRSMLMAVGSYHLWLDWRETGMVLARRFTDYEPGIHWSQAQMQSGTTGMNTVRIYNPVKQGKDQDPTGVFTRRWVPEIAHLDDALLQEPWRAGGVAGYPAPIVDVAAAAREAREKIFAVRKGSAFRAEADAIVKKHASRKKDRGFQRDPMPGDRARKTGRKAGKKADTTQMSLDL from the coding sequence ATGGCGACAATCCTGTGGTTCAAGAGAGACCTGCGCGTGGAAGACCACGCGGCGCTCGCGGCGGCGGCCGAGACGGGCCCTGTCATCGCGCTCTACGTCGTGGAGCCGGGCTACTGGGCGCTGCCCGACACCTCCGCCCGGCAATGGGACTTCATCGCCGAGTGCCTCGAGAGCCTGCGCGCCGCGCTCGATATCCCGCTTCTCGTCCGCGTGGGCGATGTGCGCGATGTGCTCGAGAGCCTGTCGCGGGAGGAGCCCATCACCGGCATCATCTCCCATGAGGAGACGGGCAACGCTTGGACCTATGCCCGCGACCTCGCCGTCAAGGATTGGTGCGCCGCGCGCGGTGTGCCGTGGCGGGAGCTTCCCCAATCGGGCGTGGTACGCCGCCTCGAGGGCCGTGACGGCTGGGCCGCCCGGCGCGAGCGCTACGTCCGCGAACCGATGATCGCGCGCCGCGCGCTCCACGGGCGCGCGCTGGAGCCCGGCGGCATCCCCACATCGGCCGGGCTCGGCCTCGCGCCAGACCCTTGCCCGGGCCGCCAGCCCGGCGGGCGCGAGGCGGCGCTCAGCCTCCTCGGCGGCTTTCTCACCGAACGCGGCCGCACCTATCGCAAGGCCATGTCCTCGCCCGTGGAGGGGGAGTGGGCCTGCTCGCGGCTGTCGCCCTATCTCGCGCTCGGCGTGCTCTCGGGCCGCGAGGCCGCGCAGGCCGCCGGCGCGCGGAAGGCCGAGGTGAAAGGCACGCGGGAGGGCTGGACAGGGTCGCTGCAAAGCTTCACATCTCGCCTCGCCTGGCGCGACCACTTCATGCAGAAGCTCGAGGACGAGCCCGGCATCGAGCATCGCGCGCTTCACCCCGCCTATCGCGGCATCCGCGAGGGCTCGGACGCCGAGCGCCTCGCCGCCTGGACCGAGGGCCGCACGGGCATCCCCTTCGTCGATGCCTGCATGCGCTACGTGACCCATACCGGCTGGCTCAATTTCCGCATGCGCTCCATGCTCATGGCCGTGGGAAGCTATCACCTCTGGCTCGACTGGCGCGAAACCGGCATGGTGCTCGCCCGCCGCTTCACCGATTACGAGCCCGGCATCCACTGGTCCCAGGCGCAGATGCAATCGGGCACGACCGGCATGAACACGGTGCGTATCTACAATCCCGTCAAGCAGGGGAAGGATCAGGACCCCACGGGCGTCTTCACACGCCGCTGGGTCCCGGAGATCGCCCATCTCGATGACGCGCTTCTGCAGGAGCCCTGGCGCGCGGGCGGCGTGGCGGGCTATCCTGCGCCCATCGTCGACGTCGCCGCGGCCGCGCGGGAGGCCCGGGAGAAGATCTTCGCCGTCCGCAAGGGCTCCGCCTTCCGCGCGGAGGCCGACGCCATCGTCAAGAAGCACGCCTCCCGCAAGAAAGACCGCGGCTTCCAGCGGGACCCGATGCCCGGCGACCGTGCGCGCAAGACCGGAAGAAAGGCTGGAAAGAAGGCCGACACGACCCAGATGTCGCTCGACCTATAG
- a CDS encoding YafY family protein: MRRADRLFEIVQLMRGGRKVTARSLAERLEVSERTIYRDIADLMATGVPIEGEAGFGYVLDDSYDLPPLMFTRSEIAALVAGARLVRAWGGLEMARGAEEAMAKIDAVIDDDLRARARRLQVHAFGVTMAPEIRAALDTIEAAVDGSEILSFEYRDGAGTETRRDVRPLGMWFWGRVWTFVGWCELRQDFRMFRVDRMEGLARGPRYRPRKGQTLRDFYQREDPRREADPELAATLRQL; the protein is encoded by the coding sequence ATGCGCCGGGCCGATCGCCTCTTCGAGATCGTCCAGCTCATGCGCGGGGGCCGAAAGGTCACCGCGCGGAGCCTCGCGGAGCGGCTGGAGGTCTCCGAGCGCACCATTTACCGCGACATCGCCGATCTCATGGCCACGGGCGTCCCCATCGAGGGGGAGGCGGGCTTCGGCTACGTCCTCGATGACAGCTATGACCTCCCGCCGCTGATGTTCACCCGGTCGGAAATCGCGGCCCTCGTGGCAGGCGCTCGGCTTGTGCGGGCCTGGGGCGGGCTCGAGATGGCCCGCGGCGCCGAGGAGGCCATGGCCAAGATCGACGCCGTCATCGACGACGACCTCCGCGCACGGGCCCGGCGGCTCCAGGTCCACGCCTTCGGCGTGACCATGGCGCCCGAGATCCGCGCGGCGCTCGATACCATCGAGGCGGCGGTGGATGGCTCCGAGATCCTTTCCTTCGAGTACCGCGACGGCGCCGGGACCGAGACGCGCCGCGACGTGCGCCCGCTGGGCATGTGGTTCTGGGGCCGGGTCTGGACCTTCGTGGGCTGGTGCGAGCTACGGCAGGATTTCCGCATGTTCCGGGTGGATCGCATGGAGGGGCTCGCCCGCGGGCCGCGCTACCGCCCCCGGAAAGGGCAGACGCTGCGCGATTTCTACCAGCGCGAGGATCCGCGCCGCGAGGCCGATCCGGAGCTGGCTGCGACCTTGCGGCAGCTTTGA
- a CDS encoding VOC family protein — protein sequence MAYQPEHATVWGEIRVRDLDAAACFYAAVTGLTMTRCEDPMPMAFFEAAEGGVAGHLSLGEPAAEGAGPVVHLAAEGTLDAISARVAAAGGRVTSDPIPVPDGRFIYVADPDGNTVGLFERA from the coding sequence ATGGCCTACCAACCCGAACACGCCACCGTCTGGGGCGAAATCCGTGTCCGCGACCTCGACGCCGCCGCGTGCTTCTATGCCGCCGTCACCGGCCTCACCATGACGCGCTGCGAGGATCCGATGCCCATGGCCTTCTTCGAGGCCGCCGAGGGCGGCGTCGCCGGTCATCTGAGCCTGGGCGAGCCTGCCGCCGAAGGGGCAGGGCCCGTCGTCCACCTCGCCGCCGAAGGCACGCTCGACGCGATCTCGGCCCGCGTCGCCGCCGCCGGCGGCCGCGTCACCTCGGACCCTATCCCGGTGCCCGACGGTCGGTTTATCTATGTCGCCGACCCCGACGGAAACACCGTGGGCCTGTTTGAGAGGGCATAG
- the pepN gene encoding aminopeptidase N has protein sequence MRDAAPTHSPETIYLKDYRAPAHWVDSVELTFKLHPTRTRVLSRIAFRPNPDAPGPFMLDGEGLTLISATIDGTPANLEIGPESLTCPVPDAPFIWEAEVEINPEANTALEGLYMSNGMYCTQCEAQGFRKITYYPDRPDVMAPFDVRVESDLPVLLSNGNPGRSGKGFAEWHDPWKKPAYLFALVAGELHATTGRFTTMEGRDVTLNIWVRNGDQDKTDFALEALQKSMKWDEDVYGRPYDLDIFNIVAVDDFNMGAMENKGLNIFNSSAVLASPETATDSNFERIEAIIAHEYFHNWTGNRITCRDWFQLCLKEGLTVYRDQQFSADMRSEAVCRIENVIGLRAAQFREDAGPLAHPVRPESFVEINNFYTATVYEKGAELIGMLHTLVGVEGYKAALDLYFERHDGDAATIEDWLQVFEDATSRDLTQFKRWYSQAGTPRITVEEIHDGGTYTLIFRQRTPPTPGQDTKSPQHIPLRLGLLDQDGNEDVASFVFELTGDEGRVSFVHDGMRWQRDGAAQGPAPKPIPSLLRGFSAPVVVDFPTPAAERATLLAHDTDPFVRWEAGRALTKEAVLQMLADGTPPSESYLAGLRATLEDARLDPAFRAMALLPPSEDEIAQTLFEDGQTPDPTEIHATFEAFMGARASYLEETARALYPQMQIDGPYSPEAEPAGKRDLGNALLRLLTRVDGGDLAQRQFDNAENMTQSLAALAALVKAGAGEEALAAFYARWRHERLVINKWFGLQASLAPAKDAAEITAALTDHPDFEMSNPNRFRALLGGFASNTAGFHRPDGAGYALLADWLIKLDAKNPQTTARMTSAFSTWRRYDADRQALMREALTRIAGSTGLSRDTGEMVTRLLG, from the coding sequence ATGCGCGACGCGGCCCCGACCCACTCCCCGGAAACGATCTACCTCAAGGATTACCGGGCGCCGGCACATTGGGTCGACAGCGTGGAGCTGACCTTCAAGCTGCATCCCACGCGGACGCGGGTCCTGTCGCGCATCGCCTTCCGGCCCAATCCGGACGCCCCGGGGCCCTTCATGCTCGACGGCGAGGGGCTCACCCTCATCTCCGCCACCATCGACGGGACCCCCGCCAATCTCGAGATCGGGCCCGAAAGTCTCACCTGCCCGGTGCCCGACGCGCCGTTCATATGGGAGGCGGAAGTGGAGATCAATCCGGAGGCCAATACCGCGCTCGAAGGCCTCTACATGTCCAACGGCATGTACTGCACGCAATGCGAGGCGCAGGGCTTTCGCAAGATCACCTATTACCCCGACCGGCCCGATGTCATGGCGCCCTTCGACGTGCGCGTCGAGAGCGACCTGCCGGTGCTTCTGTCGAACGGGAACCCGGGCCGATCAGGCAAGGGCTTCGCGGAATGGCACGATCCGTGGAAGAAACCGGCCTATCTCTTCGCGCTTGTCGCGGGCGAGCTTCACGCCACCACCGGGCGCTTCACGACGATGGAGGGCCGCGACGTCACGCTCAACATCTGGGTCCGCAACGGCGACCAGGACAAGACGGATTTCGCCCTCGAGGCTTTACAAAAATCAATGAAATGGGACGAGGATGTCTACGGTCGGCCCTATGACTTGGACATTTTCAACATCGTGGCCGTGGACGACTTCAACATGGGCGCGATGGAGAACAAGGGCCTCAACATCTTCAATTCCTCCGCCGTGCTCGCCTCGCCGGAGACCGCCACCGACAGCAATTTCGAGCGGATCGAGGCGATCATAGCCCATGAATACTTCCACAACTGGACGGGCAACCGCATCACCTGCCGGGACTGGTTTCAGCTCTGCCTGAAGGAGGGGCTCACCGTCTACCGCGACCAGCAATTCTCGGCGGACATGCGCTCGGAGGCCGTCTGCCGGATCGAGAACGTGATCGGGCTCCGTGCCGCGCAGTTCCGCGAGGATGCGGGCCCCCTCGCCCATCCGGTGCGGCCCGAGAGCTTCGTGGAGATCAACAACTTCTACACCGCCACGGTCTACGAGAAGGGCGCGGAGCTCATCGGGATGCTGCACACGCTCGTGGGGGTCGAGGGCTACAAGGCCGCGCTCGACCTTTATTTCGAGCGCCATGACGGCGACGCGGCCACCATCGAGGATTGGCTACAGGTCTTCGAGGACGCCACGAGCCGCGACCTCACGCAGTTCAAGCGCTGGTACAGCCAGGCGGGCACGCCAAGGATCACGGTGGAAGAGATCCATGACGGCGGGACCTACACGCTCATCTTCCGGCAGCGCACGCCGCCCACACCGGGACAGGACACCAAGTCCCCCCAGCACATCCCTCTCCGCCTCGGCCTCCTCGATCAGGACGGCAACGAGGATGTCGCGAGCTTCGTCTTCGAGCTCACCGGGGACGAGGGCCGCGTGAGCTTTGTCCATGACGGCATGCGTTGGCAGCGCGACGGCGCCGCGCAGGGCCCAGCCCCGAAGCCCATCCCGTCGCTCCTGCGTGGCTTCTCTGCGCCTGTCGTCGTCGATTTCCCCACGCCCGCCGCCGAGCGCGCCACGCTTCTGGCCCATGACACGGACCCCTTCGTGCGCTGGGAGGCGGGCCGCGCGCTCACCAAGGAAGCCGTGCTCCAGATGCTCGCCGACGGCACGCCGCCCTCCGAAAGCTACCTTGCGGGCCTCCGCGCCACGCTCGAGGACGCGCGGCTCGACCCGGCTTTCCGCGCCATGGCGCTCTTGCCCCCCTCCGAGGACGAGATCGCGCAAACGCTCTTCGAGGATGGCCAGACACCGGACCCGACGGAGATCCACGCCACCTTCGAGGCATTCATGGGCGCGCGCGCAAGCTATCTGGAAGAGACCGCCCGCGCGCTCTATCCCCAGATGCAGATCGACGGCCCCTACAGCCCCGAGGCGGAGCCCGCCGGCAAGCGTGACCTCGGCAATGCGCTCCTTCGGCTGCTGACACGCGTGGATGGCGGCGATCTTGCCCAGCGGCAATTCGACAACGCCGAAAACATGACCCAGAGCCTCGCAGCCCTCGCCGCGCTGGTGAAGGCCGGCGCGGGAGAGGAAGCGCTCGCGGCTTTCTACGCGCGCTGGCGGCACGAGCGGCTCGTCATCAACAAGTGGTTTGGCCTTCAAGCAAGCCTCGCGCCCGCCAAGGACGCCGCCGAGATCACGGCGGCGCTCACCGACCACCCGGATTTCGAGATGTCCAATCCCAACCGCTTCCGCGCGCTCCTCGGGGGCTTTGCCTCCAACACCGCCGGCTTCCACCGGCCAGACGGCGCGGGCTACGCGCTCCTCGCGGACTGGCTCATCAAGCTCGACGCCAAGAACCCTCAGACAACCGCGCGCATGACCTCCGCCTTCTCCACGTGGCGCCGCTACGATGCGGACCGTCAAGCGCTCATGCGCGAGGCGCTCACGCGCATCGCGGGCAGCACGGGGCTCTCCCGTGACACGGGCGAAATGGTCACCCGCCTCCTCGGCTGA